The nucleotide window CTGGTCaataaaagtgtttatttcGAATAACCCGTGCATCCATCACAAGCTCAGTTCCACGCTCTGCTCATCAAATCAACAGGTTATGTGTCCCAGAGTCCAGACAAAGAAGTGTAACCGAACGGAAGACATTTTGTGTTGAGCATTGAGATTGTATGCCGGGTCAATGGATTCGTCGGAGTCATGTACGGGTGATTTAACCCGCATGAACAACTTTGAAAAACTCGACGGTTCTTCGAATTTTCACACTTGgaaattttgtattaaaaatgttCTCATACTGGAAGGATTGTGGGACGCAGTTGAGGGACGAGACGATGACGCGGTGCGTCAAGCACGTGCTCTTGCACGAATATGTTTATCCATCAAAAAGGACTTATATCAATATGTAAGGAATGAGACTTCGGCTGCTGCAGCTTGAAAAAAACTTTCTGAAGTGTTTGAGGATCGAGGCCTATATAGACGTGTCCTATTGCTGAGGAAGTTGCATCGGATTGAGTTTGCTGATTTTAGTTCGATGAGTTTATATATACAAAATGTCACCACATTAGTTCAGCAGCTCCAAGACATTGGAAGGACTATTGAGGATGCTGAGGTGGCGGAGATACTTCTCAGCGGACTTCCGTCTGACTATGATACTCTTGTTTCAAGTTTATCAACAGTTACTGTCACAAATCAGATTTCCAGTGAACTCGTCAAGGCTCGACTACTTCAAGAATACTCAAGAAAAACTTCTGTTAATACCGCTGCTTATATAAGCAACAAAAATGGAACTGTCTTTTGTGATTTCTGCCACAGTACTAAACACAGAAAATCCAGATGCTTTAAGCTAAAGCGTATGAAGAAGAATCCGAAAGCTGCTAGTGCCGCGACTAATAACCTAGTGTCTGCATTCATAGCTCAGTTACCATCACAGGACTTTTATTTGGACAGTGGTGCTAGTAATCATATGGTTAATAAccaatgttattttaaaaaatttataccaTGTAAACTTAGCGTCAAAGTAGCCAATAATACTGAAATTACTTGTGAAGGTCGAGGGCATATTGATTTAGAAGTTAAACAGCAGGTGAGTCTGTTATCATTGTCCaatgtaatgtatgttccccaacTTTCTTGTAATCTAATTTCCGTATCAAAATTAGTTGAGAGTGGCCATGAAGTTATATTTGATAGGAGAGGCTGTCTAATTTATAACCATAAGAGCAAAACCACTGGTGTTGGCAACCTAATTGCATGTGCTGTACGTTGTAATGGTTTATATAAACTAAACGTTTGTGTTAATGTGAAAACTAACAATTTCTCGCCCATGGATCACTCCTTGTTCCTGGAAGGTAGCCAGGAATCACCGAGGGCCATAGTCGCAGCAGGTTCTCCAGCGGAGTTGTGGCACAGACGTCTAGGACACCTTAGTCTCCGAGGTATGAAATGTTTACGGGATGGTGCATGTGGTGTGATGTTTCAGGATGAAGACTTAAACAGCTGTGTGGCATGTCTTGAGGGGAAGATGTCGGCCGCATCTTATCCGCAGGGACAGGCGACGCGTGCTAATCGACCACTGGAACTCATACATAGTGACGTCTGCGGCCCGATGCAGGAACCGAGCTGGGGTGGAGCGAGATACCTAGTGACCTTTACAGATGACTACACTAGGAAGACTTTTGGATATCTCATGAAGCACAAATCTGAGGTAATGTCACATTTTATCACTTTTAAAGCACATTCTGAGAAACAGTTAGGGTTGTCAATTAAAGTTCTAAGGTCCGATAGAGGTggtgaatattttaataaaaacttctcTGATTATCTGAAAAGGGAAGGTATTGTACATCAGAGTACTGTCCCTTACTGTCCGCAACAAAACGGGGTCAGCGAGCGCCTTAATCGTGTGCTGCTAGACAGAGTTAGATGTATGCTTAGCGAGTCAGGTCTCTGCAAGCGTTATTGGGGAGAGGCAGTTATGACtgctatttacttaaaaaataggGCTCCCACAGTAGCTTTAGAGGGACGTTTACCTGAGGAGGTTTGGAGTGGATCTAAGGTAGATCTCAGTCACCTTCGGGTGTTTGGCTGTGTTGCATACTGTCTAAATCCATCACAGAAACGCCAGAAATTAGATGCTAAGGCAAAATTAGCTATTTTCGTTGGTTATAGTGAGAGTACAAAAGGCTATCGTTTATGCGAGCCATCTAGTCCTAATACTGTGATATTATCCCGTAGTGTAGCTTTTATAGAGAATAAGTTTTATTATGATAATGGACCGAAAATTtctgatgataattattattattctattttaaatgacaataatttaatgaataataatgttGAGGCAATTGAACGTCATGATACTATTGTGGAAATTAACAATGAaactaacaataatttaacaaatGTTTCAGATGGAGTCCATGACGATGACCACCAGACATTAAGTGAGAGCGAGCCCATCTCAAGTGGCGAGTCTGCTGATGATGGACGTGATGAGCGTCTGACATCATCTAGCCAGGTGTCATGTGGAGGGGAAGCTGTGCAGCCGAGTAGTGAAGCTACAATTGGTTTGTCCGGTCGTCCTATTCGTAAAAGACGTCCACCACGAAGGTATGAAGACTATTCAATGCTAACTCAGCATACCTTATTAGAGGAACCACAGTCTTATGCGGATGCTATCGCTTCACCACATTGTAACAATTGGATTGATGCGATGCACACTGAGCATGACTCCCTGGTGTCAAATCAGGTATGGAAGTTGGTGAGTAGACCTACTAACGCGAATGTTGTCAAGTGTAAGTGGGTGTATAAACTAAAGCATGATGCTGATGGAAAGTTTGATAGATTTAAGGCGCGGCTTGTAGCCAGAGGTTTTACTCAAAAGCAGGGAATAGATTATAACGAAACTTTTTCTCCTGTAGTTCGCCATTCATCTATGagaattttgttttcattgGCTAATGAAATGGACTTAGAAATAGATCATCTTGATGTAGAAACTGCATTTTTGAATGGTAACTTAAATGAGGTTATATACATGGAACAACCTGAGGGTTTTCGTAGTAAGAACGATAATCGTGTCTGTCTTTTACAAAAGAGCATATATGGTTTAAAACAAGCTAGCAAGATGTGGAATGTAAAAGTAAACAGTGTACTTGTAGATAACGGTTTCAAACAGTCTCTATGTGAACCATGTATTTACACAAAAAGATCTCACAATGACTTTGTTATCATAGCTTTATATGTAGATGATTTCTATGTTTTTTATTCTAAGAACAGCTCAGTTAAGATTGAATTGCTGAATGTTTTAGAGAAAGAGTTTAATGTCAAGAACTTAGGTCCGTTGAAAAATTGCTTAGGCATGAGAGTCACTAGAGATAGGTCAAAGGGAACTTTGTGTTTAGATCAAACTGAGTATATTAAGAAACTGTTAAGGCGATTTAATATGCAAGATTGTAAACCTATTGCGACACCTATGGCTTTAAATACAAAGTTGACTCTACCTAAAGATGAAAGTGCTTGTATACTTGATGAGACCTATAACTACAGGCAGCTGATAGGTAGTCTTATGTATTTATCTGTATGTACTAGACCTGATATCACTTTTGCATGTAGTCAGTTAAGCCAGTTTAACAACAGCTTTGATAGCTCCCACTGGATTGCGGCGAAGCGTATTCTTAGGTATTTAGCTGGTACAATTAACTACTCTTTATGTTATGTAAAAAGTGTTAACTTGGATATAAGAGCATATACCGATGCCGACTGGGGTAATGACGAAAATGACAGAAAATCGTTTACTGGTTTCGTCATTAAGCTGGGTAATAATACTATTAACTGGGAATCACGTAAACAACGCTGTATTGCACTTTCGAGTACAGAAGCAGAATACCTAGCTATAGGTGATGTTTGTAAAGatgtttgttttataaaaaacttgctTTCAGAAATAGTACATAAGGAAGTTCCTTGCACTGTATTCAATGACAATCAAAGCGCACATAAGCTTTTAGAATGTAAGGAATTTTGTCATAAAAGAACGAAACATATTGATATCagatatcattttgttaaagaCTTAATTAAGAATGACTCTATTTCAGTAAAGTACCTTTCTACAGACAAGATGATAGCTGATGTATTGACTAAACCTCTGTGTGTACAGAAACATTGTAGCTTCATTGAGAATATGAGTTTGAAAATGACTGTCTCTACATAGTAGAATGTTATTTTATATGCATATTTGACATACATTTTTTCCTTAATGTAGAAGTGACAACTACTACCTTTACATAGTAGAATATTGTTTTTGTATACATTTTTTTGGACTTACATTTATTTGTATCAATGATTATTTGTATAGTATTGGACATAATATGTAAGCCGTAAGGGGAAGTGTTGGAAAGTCTATATACGGCTTTATATCCATGTTAATATTATCATTGAATGTTGTCTATACTTACTTGTTCTCTTTGGTTTCGCCCTCCAAACATGACGGACGCTCTCTGtatcttatttaattaatatttaatataatttgagaCTGGTCaataaaagtgtttatttcGAATAACCCGTGCATCCATCACAAGCTCAGTTCCACGCTCTGCTCATCAAATCAACAgattcaacctctaaggggataaaataaaGGTTGTGCGAAGTGTGTgttgtccacgcggacgaagtcgcgggcagctaGTGTATAtaccttattatttatttataatacctTTTATTGGAAAACCCTCCAGTAGGGAAACAgatgatatcaaacgagtcgcagtgAGCCCGCTGGATGGCGGTGATGCAAGACTgaggcatgtggaagtccctacaaaataCCAGCCGTGGACGTTTATTGGTtgctaataatgatgatgatgatctcaCCTCTGAACACGTTGTAGAAGGCAACAAAGCTGTAAGCTTGCACCAGCAGGTAGTGGTACAACCGCGTCTCGGGCGGAGTGTCACTGTTGCCCCACACTAGCATGGGTATGCAGAACAGTAAGCTCACGTTGGCCAGACTGAACGATTTCAAAACCCGCTTCAGCGGCGCTGGAATAACAGAAAAAAGCTGTGAGGTTCGTGGCACACCTGATAGAAGCGAAGCTTCTTACGCGGTGTAAATAAAACCTTGTATTCGGTCTCATTCACTCATAATATAGATAAATGAGACAGCAAGCTAAATACAATTTTCTTTATTGAATTTGTTACGAATTATATTatgcctattattattataacactcACGCGCAAACAATACACACACACTGCCAATCAAATCAATCAAACTTCCTTAATTGGATAAATAACTAACCTTCATTCAAAGTGTAAAATGAGTTCATCATGATATGGACTGTTGAAATAAACATTACTATTcctgaaaaaagaaaataactttCATGTTTTTGTCCTaccattatttattacaaaacaCATAATTGTGtatgttaaaattttaagttttgaaTTTGTCTACTGTATGTAATGAAGttactattaaattatttctgtGTCATACTAAACTTCAGTTTGAGTATACAGTATAGAGTATACTTTcgagttaaaacaagacagatttatcaCCAATTTCggcacagaaatagcttgcatttcgAAGACTGATTAATTGATTATACTACTTCatcataaaaatcaaagagttccaacaggatttaaaaaaaaaacttcattcAGGTGGACAAAGTCATGTACACTAGTAGAGTTTAGTAGAGACATAAATTTGTCTGGTTTTAGCAAAGTGAAAGTATGCTTTATACATCTTCCTTAGTCACTTGTCACATACCAGCTAATATGGAAAGAAACTGTACGTAAAAGTCTTTTTCCCAGATAAACAGATCTGAGCCAATATCCTTGTCTGTGTGTGCCCAGCCTGAGCAATCTGTCCTCCAAGGCTCAGGAATGCTCAGATTTATTGGTAGGGCTCTGGAAAGAAAATGGACATAAAatttaagcaatttttttttttctggtagAAAGttttggctgtggctagttacaaccCTACTGCCAAAACCACACAATTTTCATCACAATCATTTCATTTATGATATCTGATAGCCTCATGGTTAATACTTCAGCCTCTGGAACCTTTAATCTTTAAGTTATGGAAGTTATATgggttttaatcaattaaatgttGCTTGGTTGAgtgataaaggaaaacattgtgagttccccataatgttctcaaagttgtgtgaagtctgtcaaccCACACTTGGCCactgtggtggactatggccaaatccttctccTTCAGGAGACAAAACCCATGCAGTAGAGGACTGGTGATGCTGATGATACTGACACATGAGTGGAGTGGCCAGTGGTGTTGTGGTGGAAGTCACACAGAGTGCTGAGGGCGATGCTGAACAGGCTGTCGCTGCGCCACACGCCATATGTCTCCAGCAACATCAGTATTATTAACAGCTTCCAATACGACTGCAAATGAGATATAAAgtagttatattttttgtaagacTTTTCTTTAGGCTCTATAACAATGCAGCTAATTCTGTAATAGATTTGTAGAAGAATCAGATTAtcatatttgatttattttatttaaacacctatactgttaataaaattacaaaggtGCTAGAATAGTGACCTTGCACTGGAAACCGCAGCATTGGAAGAGCCCTCACTAAGTAGATAGATATCAAACAAGTTACCCAGAGCCAGTTGATTTAAGAGAGACAAGACAAGTTGGTGTGTGGAGTCCCTGTCCTTTCAAAAGACCTATACCCAGCAGTGATGTTTATCGATTgacaatgataatgatgatgactctTAACAACCAAACTGACTGATCTAGTATTGCTATTCCTTGTATAATTCAGGGAAATCACCAATCAAATCAAAAAACACCAAGCCAAGCTCAGTTACACCCAGGTGGTACCtaacatttattaaattaatagttatttaaataatgtattccATTGATAAGTTTTTAGATATAATTACAGACAACAGATAGATTTTGGAAGGGAAACTGACTGACATTGAAAGAAGAATGAACTGACCTTAAACTCAGTGTTATAAATAATATGCCTCTGCGCCTCCCGCGACATCAACACCAGGTCTATCACCACAATCACTGGATCATACTCTATGTACTTGTCCACTATGCCTTTGCAGTTCTCCTGAAAACCATACAATTGCCAGACAATATAGTCAGGGGTCAATATAAAACAAtcaatatctacatattatgcGGGTCTactgtataggtacttacaaggGCACCTATTGATGGTAAAATAAGTAGAAAGTCAACTTACACATTTCGTCAGTTTTAGAACCGATGGTCCATAGTTCCTGTACAATGCCGCAGCTGCTACACTGCAGTTTACACATTTGAACTCTTTCTTTTCAGTCATTTCAATGCTAAATGTTATACATATTTGCCGATTATTTACTAAACTCAAGATATTGCTAACTTTAAACGGCTGGTTAGAAGATAATAGTAGTTAAAGCTGAATTAAATAGTTATACGTAAGttacattttatatattaataaacCAATCACaaagcaatttttattattctattaataATTTTGCTTTTAGGTTATGTtgttgtttatatattttttaactatttcGTCAGTGACAGATaggacatttgacattgacatttgtgttttttttttttctttaaatctggctttactctgattagccaatgtcaagtttgtgatattttcaagttattgaatttatacaagtatggactccgtctgcgccggcgcccgccgacatacgcgcggcgcccttttagagcgcttcccagtcagttccaccaccaaaaaacaccaactaacacaaaaaccagccactcttaacaaaaaaaacactccaaacaagcacagcacgcgcgccagcaaacgccatcgcagacgaagtccaacatTTGTGTTGTCACTTCTCGGTGAAGTGTCGCgttcaaaaatataaagaataataattcttaaagaattatttaaaaatatacagccTGCTACCCCTTGCCTTTGCAATGCAAGTTGCAACCTCAACCCATCTCGGCTAGACCTCAAAAATTGGAAGTTTGCTGAGTTACTAACTTAGTAGTTTGTAACTACTGCGCACTGCCATCTTGTGAAGAACACGTAAGCTAGGTACAATGTAAATTGACAAAGTTCCCGTAAAATGTAAAGATGAcgctaaaaataatataacagtCCGTAAGTTTAACCCGAAAccctatttattaacccccgacccaaaaagaggggtgttataagtttgacgtgtgtatctgtgtatcggtgtatctgtgtatctgtctgtggcatcgtagctcctaaactaatgaaccgattttaatttagttttttttttgtttgaaaggtggcttgatcgagcgtgttcttagctataatccaagaaaatcggttcagccgtttgaaaattatcagctcttttctagttaatataaccttcacttgtcgggggtgttataaatttttaatttacacttgtaatatttaatttacaaaaggTATTAACTTATTGAAATTGCTTTTATTAACTTTATTGAAGAAGTAATAAATACTAACTACTGAATACATAGTTAActattttgaacaaaaaaattaaaatcggaacCTCTTGGCATTATTCAAAAACTTACCGTTGTTTAATAAATTGAAGACCATCGAAAAGTCTTCCTAATGAAAAGAAAACTCAAAATTCTTAGGGAATAATCTCCATGATTTCTGAAAGTGCAAAATTGCAAATCGACTGATAGCCTCTAGTGACTAGTCTGAATGGAATATTAATTTCCCATTCCACGTAAGATTTTCCGAACGAGGCTTTCCATACTGGAATATTTTAGATTCTCAGACACGATCCTTTCACACGATTTGAAatcgtaataaaattatactaccATGGCCAAATCCTTTTaattttcattctgagaagagattcGTGCTCAGTTAAGTTGGTAGGTAGTTAGCTAGCGATCGGTGGATAATGATTCTTAATTAATTACatgattaagtacctaattctaaatacctatttaactaCATTAGGTATAACAAGATgagttttttattcaatgacaaGTTGACAAcgatctgactgactgatctcaCATAATGGTAGATATtaattcccggaacgtttctacaaaattccattgagtatgattggttagtattccaatgagagataaactacgtttgtatcgagcgagtgacggagagacccctcttaagtgatgatgcagtctagcaataggtaggtacttattatggtCACGGGTTAACCTGGTGTACTTGTGGACTTTACTTAttaagtaactagctgatgcccgcagcttcacccgcgtgaattggtcagatcccctgcagcatcagtattgaggagttggaccccaaattttttatgaaacaatgtcgcaaaattcctctatcgattaaaaaagaaatgacacaaatcggttcagaaatctcggagatttcggtgtacataggtagaaaaacacaactccctttttgaaagtcggttaaaaaagtagcctatgttactccctggtcaatcctctacttgtatgtgaaaatcccgttaaaatcggttcagccgttccaaagattagccttttcaaacagacagacagacagacagacagacagacagacagacagacagacagacagacagacagacaaaaattttaaaaacgtgtgattcagttatggtatcgttcaaataaccatatgaacttattatgtggtagttatttcaaaattacagacagacactccaattttatttattagtatagattgaaatgcgccttgcgtcTTTAgggggcattcgaattgtcgaatgcattagcgggcagcgagtgggctagcgggagtggggttatgactctaggtcggactcTAATCTCTATGTCAAcctaaaacgcgcgaattttcaaattagtcctagaaactttttttggtgtggtttttggtgacgtgagagtgagacgtgatgccctaagggcGGATTTTTTTGTGCtccttctggtgccccctcagacgtgatgccctaggcaattgcttaatttgattaagggttaatccgtcactggtcACGGGTTAACCTGGTGTACTTATGGGCCTTActtattaagtattatgtaaGGTCCATAAGTACCCGAGTTGCCAAGTGCCAACCCAAACAACTTCTTTAAACCTTTATCGGTTTCTAGTTCCATGCGCATCGTTCCAGAACGCTAATCGCAACGACTTCTACTGTAAAAGTcttaaaaatagaaatgtaGGTTTATTCCATTAAAATTGAACAGCGTTTGGTGGAAGCTCATAGCAACGCAGCACTGCCCTGATTGTGCAATAATTGCAAGCTAACTGCGTCAGGCCGCCCGCGCCGGTTTTGCGGCCGGACGGAAAATTGCTTTATTCCGTCGAACTACCCCCGGTTATGAATATTCAATGGACCTTTCGAAGGGAATATACTTGCCTAATATTACTATGAGCACTTTATCCTTCTATTGGTAAATCTTTGTAGATGTGTAATAAGATTTTGTgtgaaaataaagaatttatctATCAATCTATTTTAACTCCCGAAAACTctttgaaataggtacctactacttactacataatattatgtaccaatTAGACACTAACTGCAACTACTTTACCTACGAACACGCTCATCGGCCTACAGGGTGCATCCAGATCGCGATAATTATTTCTAGGAAAATCAAACTAATACCTACtcaggtatcacactaatattataaaagccaaagtttgtatgcgtgtgtgtgtgtgtgtgtgtatgtttgttactccttcacgcaaaaactactggacgcatttggctgaaatttgaaatgaagatagataatatcctggattagcacataggctactttttatcccggaaaatgaaagagttcccacgggatttcgaaaaacctaaatccacgcgggcgaagtcgcgggcatcggctagtaattttataaaataaacaatatgtCCTATCATTTTTCGTAATGACCTAAAGTATCTACGGAAAAAATGTCCGGTCCATAGGTTCCCGATAATTTATCAATTTGACGCGAACCAATGATTAATAGCTGCAAATTACCGATAGCTCAGACGTTGGTGGGTAAACTACGGGTCCTTTATTCCTATTCGAGGTTATACCGTCTCTATttagtaacccccgacccaaaaagaggcgtgttatgagtttgacgtgtgtatctgtgtatctgtctgtggcatcgtagctcctaaaggaatgaaccgattt belongs to Maniola jurtina chromosome 6, ilManJurt1.1, whole genome shotgun sequence and includes:
- the LOC123866498 gene encoding protein ARV1 isoform X3; translated protein: MTEKKEFKCVNCSVAAAALYRNYGPSVLKLTKCENCKGIVDKYIEYDPVIVVIDLVLMSREAQRHIIYNTEFKSYWKLLIILMLLETYGVWRSDSLFSIALSTLCDFHHNTTGHSTHVALPINLSIPEPWRTDCSGWAHTDKDIGSDLFIWEKDFYVQFLSILAAPLKRVLKSFSLANVSLLFCIPMLVWGNSDTPPETRLYHYLLVQAYSFVAFYNVFRVLYAGPRALTVLVLLLSTGLKHLTTFHVTPALRNVMQW
- the LOC123866498 gene encoding protein ARV1 isoform X1; protein product: MTEKKEFKCVNCSVAAAALYRNYGPSVLKLTKCENCKGIVDKYIEYDPVIVVIDLVLMSREAQRHIIYNTEFKSYWKLLIILMLLETYGVWRSDSLFSIALSTLCDFHHNTTGHSTHVALPINLSIPEPWRTDCSGWAHTDKDIGSDLFIWEKDFYVQFLSILAGIVMFISTVHIMMNSFYTLNEGVPRTSQLFSVIPAPLKRVLKSFSLANVSLLFCIPMLVWGNSDTPPETRLYHYLLVQAYSFVAFYNVFRVLYAGPRALTVLVLLLSTGLKHLTTFHVTPALRNVMQW
- the LOC123866498 gene encoding protein ARV1 isoform X2, whose product is MTEKKEFKCVNCSVAAAALYRNYGPSVLKLTKCENCKGIVDKYIEYDPVIVVIDLVLMSREAQRHIIYNTEFKSYWKLLIILMLLETYGVWRSDSLFSIALSTLCDFHHNTTGHSTHVALPINLSIPEPWRTDCSGWAHTDKDIGSDLFIWEKDFYVQFLSILAGIVMFISTVHIMMNSFYTLNEAPLKRVLKSFSLANVSLLFCIPMLVWGNSDTPPETRLYHYLLVQAYSFVAFYNVFRVLYAGPRALTVLVLLLSTGLKHLTTFHVTPALRNVMQW